The nucleotide sequence AGTCGAGACATGAAGGCCAAGCAAAGAGAGATGCAGAGggaatttgttaaataaacaaatttaaagggaaaaagagagagaagggtataatgagaaagagagagatgatcAATGACAATGACTATGATGGCTGGTAGTGACAATGGCGGCAATCAATAGATGATAAACACCCGATAGAGACAAGAGAGAGTGGGGTAAGCAAGGTTTGTGAAATGTATGGGACTCTTAGCAATCCTTTTATATACTTAAAAAGGTTGGGTATGCCCTAATGGGTTACCATCTCTCACgccttaataaattattatataacttatacaatcaaattatatataatatatatatagcacaatcaaacttttaaacaaatcaaaaaagtTTTTGTTCGTACTCAACTTGTTTATTAAATAAGTCgagattttttttgttaaaagacatttatttatttaacaaacaAGCATAAATGAACCAAAACCAAACTCGTTGACGAGTTGCTCACAGACAGAATGTATCAATTTGTTTACGCCCTTAAAATCTTTCCACCCCTCGTTTAATTATAACAAATCCTCTTGGGCTGAAAGCATTATGCGCAAGTAAACAAAGCAAGCGATCGACATGGTGTGCTGTGcttctctttttgtttgtgCTAGAGTGTGGCACGGCGGCGACCGACTTCAAAAGATTCATCATCTCTATCTAGAAATCTTGCTTTGTTTTAAGGAATAAAAGACTAGTGACCAAGCAcaacatataaaaatcatatgtttGTAACCCTGAAAACAACTGGAAAAGTCAAAAAACACATAAACAAAGTCCAAGTTAGGCAGGGaatataagtttttaaaatattagtaatCATCACACAAAAGACAGCGGGCGTTCCCTTAATTGTCCCCATCTCCTGATTGTGAAAAAGTAGACAAAATCTGTTCAGcgtagtaataataataatggaataATAAGGATGAGGAGGATGGAAACAGGAAGCCCCACAAGGTCAGTCATCCCAAGAGAACGGAATTAAATGGTTTAATACCGTGAAGTTAAAACTACGGACCGGAATTTTACAGTCGGAGATGAGAACCCAATCTAAACTCTAGCATCCTACCAAGTCCAAAACTCAATAGTTCAATCTAGTAACTAAACAGTCCTATCATCGGGATTGCTGGCCTGAGTATGTAGTCTTGAGGCATTTCTAAACTCTACGACCTACACCACAACCAAGCCATGACTAGGGGTAAGACTGGGACAGACCAGCTTGACCTGTTTAAAGATCTGAATCGGGTTAAAAACAGAGTCGGTGTATAATCAGGCACAacccattattttttttgggttgggttgggttgacAAATATGTCCCATGCCGATTTATATACGGttctaaaattgaatttaattatatttgtgctCCCTCAACCGAAAACCTTGGTATTGCTCATTTTCAAACAATTTTAAATCCTGAATAACAAatactacaactaaactaattGCTTAAATATACGAAATGCTTTTAGCTCCAGGTTTGATGATGACACCTTTTCTTTTCAATTGTCTCCCTCCGATCTAATAGCCATTATCTCTTGCAGAAAAAGTCGGAAAGAGAACTAGAGAAGACATGAAATATACATGATAAGTACAGTTGGACGAGTCCTCTTTTCGTTTGTATCCATCCAATTCAACAGGAAGTATCTTGGGCATAAATATGCAAGAAAGACAATTAGCAAAGTATAGCAGCTCAACCGGATGAATCACAAGATCCAAAACTACTCAAGTGAACAAGGAAAtgtatcaaaaataaattcgaTGTTCTAGAGCAAGTATACCAGTTAAACAACTGTCCACAAGATCAAAAACCAATCTAACATAATTTGGTAATGTCCACAGGTCTCAAGTAAGAAACTACGGGaactaaggaaaaaataataataataagtaagAGACCGTTTGGTAGAGCTTCCAATTCAGTTCTCagtcttcttgttctttttttcttcttttttttcttgtttggtttcggttttgttttgatttagaaaaataaaaacttaaccCGTTTGATAACTATGACCTGTTTCagttttatctttgattttttgcTCTTTTTCCTATATCCTCCCTACCCTCCCTGTTGCTGGCGGCCAAGTCAAAGGAGTAGTAATTGGAGGGTTATTGGTGATGTCGGTCCCTGGGGTCAGGAgggaacaaaatgaaaaataataattgtaaaaacaccattttcttgtttatattttttgaaaagttttcaaaattttaaaatgaaaacaagcaATTAAACACCATTTTCTGTTTTCACTAAATAACGAAAACTGAAAACAGAAGACAAATACCATATCAAAGGGGTAAAAAGAGAAAGGACAAAAATAGctgaaatagaattaaatgcatTTCCCATGACAAAATGAAGTCATTTGCTGcttaaaaatggaaaaaggaTCTGAAATAGAATTGAACTAAAAATGTGAAATGACAATATTTTAAAAGCtacaataatgaaaataaaatcttttagGCCTTAATACTGAGAGCAGGACAGAATTCAAAGCAACTCTCTTTCACCGGTAAGCAGCAGGCATCTTTACAGATCCGACTAATAAAGGTCCATATACAGGGACATTAAGCTACAAAAAGAATTTCTACGCGTCAAAATACAGACAGGGATTGTTACCTGTTAGGTGGGTTAGCCACAATAATAACTCTGTTAGGCAGCCAACAGTAGCCAACCCCACGTcagataaaggcttgatatgttgtcaTTGCAGGCAGCCAACAGTATCATCGGGCAAAGCATAAAATGGCCTGTAAAggtttttgtttagttttccAACAGAACTTCAGCATGGCTTTAGGTCATCCTTCTTAGCTTACACCATGCCTTTGTACAAAGAAATATCAGTACAAGATTCAAATTTCCACAGGGACAAACCATTTGGAGAAAAAATGAGCATAGACCACCATCAGCAGTTGAAGAACTGTTCTAGGCATCGCATAATCAATGTCCAACCCGTACTGAGGTATGAATTCTTGagtttttcttcttgttcttccagaactcatctttctttcttctcttcacgGGCTTCAATAAACCCATCTTACTGTTAACTATACCTAGTATAGCTTTACGATCCTTCCTGTTCTTTATTGTAGCTTTCACATCCAAAATCTCCCTGAGCTTCTGATAGGCTTTTGCATCAGGGACTTGCCCGCTTTTCACCATCTTCTTGTGATAAAAAAATGCCCTCTTGAAGTCACGGACGCGGACATATGCATATATCATAGTGGAATAAGTGACAGAATCGGGTATGACATTGAGAGAAGACATCTCTTTCAGCAGCTGAGGCAACTTTGAATGTTGACCTCCCCGTGCATATGCATTCATCAGCATGTTATATGTGAGCACGGTTGGCTGTAaaccaaaatttccaaattcaCATATTACATCTCTGGCTTCAACGTAATGACCTTGTTTGGCAAATCCATCCAGAAGAATGTTGAATGTCACACGTGTCCCCTTGATTTTATCATTGATCATcaatttccatattttcatcagCATTTGGGTGTCACCAGCACGCCTAAATGCATCAAGTAAAGCAGTATAAGTTTCTATAGAGGGTTTTATACCTTCCCTTTGCATGTTCTCAAAGGCCATGAAAGCCTTCTCATGCCAGCCACCAACTGAATATGCATGTATAAGAGCTGTGTATGAATGTGAAGTTGGTTTTATACCAATTTTCTTCATCCTCAAGAAAGCATCTGCAGCCATGTCACTCATCTTTTTCTGCCTCCCATAGGCACTAATCAGACATGTATATGATTTCACATTTGGCTCCAAGCCCATATTTTCCATCTCTACAAGCAGTTTCTGTACAATCTCGGGTTGCATCCTTCTGCTGTATGCATCCATTAAAATGTTATAAGTGGCAGATGTAGGCTTAATTCCCTTCGCTTTCATCTCGGCAAAGAGCCCTTCAGCCTCTTCAACCAGATTTGATTTACCGTAGGCATCCATCAAAGTATTGTAAATAATGGCATTTGAAGAGAtccctttcttctccatttctgaTTGAATAATAAGTGCCTCATTCGTGAGCCCctcatcacaaaatgattttatCAGGGAACCCAAGACTTCCAAACTCCATTCAACACCTTTTCCATTCATTCTCTGGAAGAACTCCCATGCATCTTTTACACTTCTGCCATTTTTCCTCATGATTGTAATCATAATAGAACATGTCACATGATCGGGTTGGATATTAGCTGTTTCCATAGTCTCGTACACTTTCCAAGCATCATCATACCTGAAACAGGGAACTAAATAGacattaaaaaagaagtcacCAAAACTTCTACTAATTCAGAGATAGACAGAGAGAACTACACGTTCAGCTAGCATTCTAGCATAAGATATAATGAAAATAGTTTATGAACAGTGAGTAGAGCAACATTATAACTCACACCCACCAATAAGAAAGTTAGAATCTTCAGAGACAAATAAGTGTACGTCCTAAGGCACAATGCAGAGAAATCCCTGATTTTCCTCATCTGTGTTAGCTAATCTACTGAAATGCTCCAATACTTAGCTTAAGTGAAAATATCAGCCAAAGGCATCTACTTCAACTGTTGCATAATCCATTTGCAGGTTGCTTGGGGCCTATTTGGTAAGTGTAATGCTTctactttaaatattaattggtggaaattttatctaaaaattatttttactttttgcataacgCAGaagctcaaattaattttctacttCTACTTCACGGTAGAAAAATAGCTTTTTGTTGTCTGTAGCAttgcttttcaattttagtAACACCACAAAGAACTCATAAAAACGCCTTTATTCAATAAACACATCTTTTTTTTCTGgctataataaaaatataagataacatataatatattattgagaatatcatatatattatatataataatatttaatataaattatcactcaaatattattaatttattaattaattttattatttaataattaaattcattgaataaaatattatacaaaattctcaaaatttaaaaataaacgtattttttattttttttatttcaaaaaatgattttttaaaataataaaaaaatatttttaatttttttttttttttaaaaaaaagagagaactaagcctaaatttttttttccaaaattgattcTTATAAAATCACTTTTTAGTTGGAGTAACACATCAAATGGACACCTAGATTTAAGAGGACTTTAGAAAGGAAAGTAACAAACAACAATAGAATGAGTAAAAATTCAAACCTGCCACAACACAGTAGACCCGATATTGCAGCATTGTGAACGCGAACACCCCTAAATTGCTTCGAATCCGGCAAACTCCGGAACAAAACGATCAACTCATCGCCCCTCCCAGCTCTCCCCAACACTGGAAACAACACAGAACACGCCCTAGGCGTTATGAGCGATGGCTCCTGCAAACCCATCCATTCGAAGAAGTACAAACAATCCATTACCAAACCCTCCTGACCCATCAAACCCAACGCCTCCACACACTCTCTTTCCCCGACCCTCCCTTCAAATTGCCCCAAAACCTCCCCCAAAGTCACGTTCTCTGGAAGATCCCTCGCCACATTCACAATCTCACCCACAACGCCCTCAGCTTGAGGGGCGGGACCCGGGACCGAATCCGAACTGGAcccaaatttgaaatcaaattcaGATTCTTCAACAGGTTCGATGGCGTCGTGGGGAGCGAGGTGCCAGGAGGTGCGGCGATTTCGCTGGAGGGAGAGCTTGCCTTGGCGGGGAGGGTCTGGGTCAGGAGACGAGGCCCGGAACTTGAGGAATTTGACAAGTGGGTCTTGTGCAGTGTCCAATTCCGGCTGTTTTGGCTCGATTTGCTCGGAAACTGCGACATGGTTTTCTTCTTCATGTTGTTGGAGAAAAGGGAGGAAAATGGGGGTGGGCGAGGTGGAGGTGTTATGAGGAGCGAGAGATGgagttgcagagagagagaggggagtcGAGGGTTTGGGGCGGTGGATACCGAAGAGTCGAAGCTTCGGAGGATGACGAAAATGAGCGTGAAGCAAGGGCATAGGGGAACAAGGCGATGAAGTCGTCGATGGAGGAGTAGGGcgagtcagcgccattctcctcTGATTGAGaatgattattatttgtttctctacttttGACATAGTGAGATACGAGTGATTATCATTTTGAACGCCAGGAACGACGccgtttccaatcagattttttttttctctccccaCCCCCCCCGCCAATCCAGAAGATAAGGATTCTTGAAGCCCAGACACACGCGGAGTAACAGAAGAGTTTCATACAAAAGCAAGCAAGGCCCTCTTAAATTTTGTGGAGCTTCCAGAACCGAGAGAAGTAACCAAATTGAacaactttttttaaaattatagttaGTGGGGTGCAATcaattataattaatcaaatcgatcaaaaattatgaaacgaaccaaatcaaattatatgtaataaCTGAACCAAACCGACCGACTAATCTTAATAAACCGAACTAATCGAAACTTAAACCGTGTTAACCAAACTGAACCGATAACAAACTGGAACACAAAAATAACCAAGAGACTGGACTTATTGTTGTCGCCAGCCACCTAGTCGCCCGATGATTCCAATGGTTAGAACTGATCATCGAATTTCCCTAACCCCGGTGActcacatacccaaaaattaaaagtatccaatgattaaattttaatagatcTAGATTTCAAACTTTCAATGTAAAAGAGAAGTTGTACCCAAAAAACTTATCAAAAAACCATCGACGTCATCTTCGTCTCCAGCCATCAGCAGTAGTTTGCGTCGGCGTCATCTTCATCTTCGGCCTTTGTCTTCGTCTTAGCTATCGACGATGATGAaggatggtggagggagagagaaaagacaGAGATGAGGCGACTTGATCTACGAAGCTTCAAAGAGCCTTCATCTTGATCATCGACGACGGTGagggatggtggagggagagagaaaggacAAAGAGATGAGGGCCGCACGACCAAATTTATGAAGAGATGAGATGAGGTAGTGTTGCGGCTAACCAAATCTAAAAGAGAAGATAGATAAAAtggcgagagagagatagagcgagagaaggaggaagagaagaaaagacatTAGGTAGACATGGGGTGTCGTGCCTACATGAGG is from Diospyros lotus cultivar Yz01 chromosome 2, ASM1463336v1, whole genome shotgun sequence and encodes:
- the LOC127795800 gene encoding pentatricopeptide repeat-containing protein At5g50280, chloroplastic, which gives rise to MALTRPTPPSTTSSPCSPMPLLHAHFRHPPKLRLFGIHRPKPSTPLSLSATPSLAPHNTSTSPTPIFLPFLQQHEEENHVAVSEQIEPKQPELDTAQDPLVKFLKFRASSPDPDPPRQGKLSLQRNRRTSWHLAPHDAIEPVEESEFDFKFGSSSDSVPGPAPQAEGVVGEIVNVARDLPENVTLGEVLGQFEGRVGERECVEALGLMGQEGLVMDCLYFFEWMGLQEPSLITPRACSVLFPVLGRAGRGDELIVLFRSLPDSKQFRGVRVHNAAISGLLCCGRYDDAWKVYETMETANIQPDHVTCSIMITIMRKNGRSVKDAWEFFQRMNGKGVEWSLEVLGSLIKSFCDEGLTNEALIIQSEMEKKGISSNAIIYNTLMDAYGKSNLVEEAEGLFAEMKAKGIKPTSATYNILMDAYSRRMQPEIVQKLLVEMENMGLEPNVKSYTCLISAYGRQKKMSDMAADAFLRMKKIGIKPTSHSYTALIHAYSVGGWHEKAFMAFENMQREGIKPSIETYTALLDAFRRAGDTQMLMKIWKLMINDKIKGTRVTFNILLDGFAKQGHYVEARDVICEFGNFGLQPTVLTYNMLMNAYARGGQHSKLPQLLKEMSSLNVIPDSVTYSTMIYAYVRVRDFKRAFFYHKKMVKSGQVPDAKAYQKLREILDVKATIKNRKDRKAILGIVNSKMGLLKPVKRRKKDEFWKNKKKNSRIHTSVRVGH